Proteins found in one Halobaculum sp. MBLA0147 genomic segment:
- a CDS encoding ATP-binding protein yields the protein MAGEHTGCPRNGWPVTDGGVADETDGGVADETDGGVADETDGGVADEADGGVADEADGGVADEADDAGDETTTDGAVSSTTATTGDGAVPPETAGTAADATRLRRLHEATREMVAREREESIAAVAVDAAADILGFPFVSVRLHDEETDRLTPVAAAEETVARAGDCRPYERGETIQWEAFDEGETRLYPDVRAVDDAVERPGGGSMLVVPLGGRGVLTLGTPDTDGFDAADVETARVLGANLQTALERAARLRQIERHEDSLAAKTERLDRFASLVAHEFRNPLAIAAGHLELCAPRDDAESEHLGAARDAVDRMDRLTESILDLTSERGLTDGTTTVSVDYVARSVWAEYAPDPATLETDDDVTVAADRDRLRTLFENLFDNAVGLGGPHVTVTVRERADGAGFVVRDDGPGFDTSDPTELFQYGTTVENAGTGLGLALVRDIAEAHDWAVDVSSPPTGGATFVFDTDPS from the coding sequence ATGGCAGGCGAGCACACAGGGTGTCCACGGAACGGGTGGCCGGTGACGGACGGGGGTGTCGCCGACGAGACGGACGGGGGTGTCGCCGACGAGACGGACGGGGGTGTCGCCGACGAGACGGACGGAGGTGTCGCCGACGAAGCGGACGGAGGTGTCGCCGACGAAGCGGACGGAGGTGTCGCCGACGAAGCGGACGACGCCGGCGACGAGACGACGACGGACGGAGCCGTGTCGTCGACGACGGCGACCACCGGAGACGGCGCCGTGCCCCCGGAGACGGCGGGGACGGCGGCAGACGCGACGCGACTCCGTCGGCTCCACGAGGCGACACGCGAGATGGTCGCACGCGAACGGGAGGAGTCGATCGCGGCGGTGGCCGTCGACGCGGCGGCAGACATCCTCGGGTTCCCGTTCGTCTCCGTCCGCCTCCACGACGAGGAGACGGACCGACTGACACCCGTCGCGGCCGCCGAGGAGACGGTCGCCCGCGCGGGTGACTGCCGGCCCTACGAGCGTGGCGAGACGATCCAGTGGGAGGCGTTCGACGAGGGAGAGACGCGGCTGTACCCGGACGTTCGCGCCGTCGACGACGCGGTCGAGCGCCCCGGCGGCGGGAGTATGCTCGTCGTCCCGCTGGGTGGTCGCGGCGTGTTGACCCTGGGGACACCCGACACTGACGGGTTCGACGCGGCGGACGTCGAGACCGCCCGCGTGCTCGGCGCGAACCTCCAGACCGCACTGGAACGTGCCGCGCGCCTCCGCCAGATCGAGCGCCACGAGGACTCGCTGGCGGCGAAGACGGAACGACTCGACCGCTTCGCCAGCCTCGTCGCCCACGAGTTCCGGAACCCGCTGGCGATCGCCGCGGGCCACCTGGAACTGTGTGCGCCACGCGACGACGCCGAGTCGGAACACCTCGGGGCCGCCCGCGACGCCGTCGACCGGATGGATCGACTGACGGAGAGTATCCTCGATCTCACGAGTGAACGAGGACTGACGGACGGGACGACGACGGTCTCGGTCGACTACGTCGCCCGCTCGGTCTGGGCGGAGTACGCACCCGACCCGGCGACGCTGGAGACCGACGACGACGTGACCGTGGCGGCCGACCGCGACCGACTGCGGACGCTGTTCGAGAACCTCTTCGACAACGCGGTCGGCCTCGGCGGGCCGCACGTGACGGTGACGGTCCGCGAGCGCGCGGACGGCGCCGGCTTCGTCGTGCGCGACGACGGCCCCGGCTTCGACACCTCGGACCCGACGGAGTTGTTCCAGTACGGGACGACGGTCGAGAACGCGGGCACTGGACTGGGACTGGCGCTCGTCCGCGACATCGCGGAGGCACACGACTGGGCGGTGGACGTGTCGAGTCCGCCGACGGGTGGCGCGACGTTCGTGTTCGACACGGACCCGTCGTGA
- the pheA gene encoding prephenate dehydratase, whose amino-acid sequence MQAVTLGPAGTYSHRAARAVADEVAFRESVGAIVDAVIDGDHDRGVVPVENSIEGSVTESLDALADGNVAVLREVVTPIRHALLAQSPDFQLVASHSQALAQCREFLEREYPDRRREAVASTARGVARAREDDSVAAIGHPANATETAPELDVLAEDIQDRSSNATRFLVIGPEDQRSRAGGKTSVVVYPAANYPGLLLELLEAFAERDVNLSRVESRPSGERLGDYLFHVDFEAGLYEERTERALAAVRDVIADDGWVRVLGSYDTEHVVA is encoded by the coding sequence GTGCAAGCAGTCACGCTCGGTCCGGCGGGGACGTACTCACACCGTGCAGCCCGTGCCGTCGCCGACGAGGTGGCGTTCCGCGAGTCCGTCGGCGCCATCGTCGACGCGGTGATCGACGGCGACCACGACCGCGGTGTCGTCCCCGTCGAGAACAGTATCGAGGGGAGTGTCACGGAGAGTCTCGACGCGCTCGCGGACGGCAACGTCGCCGTCCTGCGGGAGGTCGTCACGCCGATCCGCCACGCCCTGCTCGCGCAGTCGCCCGACTTCCAACTGGTGGCGTCACACTCGCAGGCGCTGGCGCAGTGCCGAGAGTTCCTCGAACGTGAGTACCCGGACCGGCGCCGCGAGGCGGTCGCCTCGACGGCCCGCGGCGTCGCCCGCGCACGCGAGGACGACTCCGTCGCGGCCATCGGCCACCCGGCGAACGCGACGGAGACGGCGCCGGAGTTGGACGTGTTGGCCGAAGACATTCAGGACCGCTCCTCGAACGCGACGCGGTTCCTCGTGATCGGCCCCGAGGACCAGCGGTCGCGTGCCGGCGGGAAGACCTCCGTCGTCGTCTACCCCGCGGCGAACTACCCCGGGCTCCTCTTGGAGTTGCTGGAGGCGTTCGCCGAGCGGGACGTGAACCTCTCGCGCGTGGAGTCGCGCCCGAGCGGGGAGCGACTCGGCGACTACCTCTTCCACGTAGACTTCGAGGCGGGGCTGTACGAGGAGCGCACCGAACGGGCGCTCGCGGCGGTGCGCGACGTGATCGCCGACGACGGCTGGGTCCGCGTGCTCGGCTCGTACGACACCGAGCACGTGGTGGCGTAG
- a CDS encoding deoxyuridine 5'-triphosphate nucleotidohydrolase: protein MFQSGSTVAAALRPHDGEALDDEQVQPNGVDLTLDAVFEPAEPGRIDTDDKRIGDRRRVEPDADADGELLYWLEPGGYVVRYGEVISVPDDCVGFVLPRSSLMRNGATLETAVWDAGYEGRGEGLLQVTHPIEVRPGARIGQFVLAAADADGTYDGDYQGENV, encoded by the coding sequence GTGTTCCAGTCAGGTTCGACGGTCGCGGCCGCGCTGCGACCACACGACGGCGAGGCGCTCGACGACGAGCAAGTCCAGCCGAACGGGGTCGACCTCACGCTCGACGCGGTGTTCGAGCCGGCCGAGCCCGGGCGGATCGACACCGACGACAAGCGGATCGGCGACAGACGCCGCGTCGAGCCGGACGCCGACGCGGACGGGGAACTGCTGTACTGGCTGGAGCCGGGCGGCTACGTCGTCCGGTACGGCGAGGTGATCTCCGTGCCCGACGACTGTGTCGGGTTCGTCCTCCCGCGCTCGTCGCTGATGCGCAACGGCGCGACGCTGGAGACGGCGGTGTGGGACGCGGGCTACGAGGGCCGCGGCGAGGGGCTGCTCCAGGTGACCCACCCGATCGAGGTGCGTCCCGGCGCGCGGATCGGGCAGTTCGTGTTGGCCGCGGCCGACGCCGACGGCACCTACGACGGCGACTACCAGGGAGAGAACGTCTGA